Proteins encoded together in one Lathyrus oleraceus cultivar Zhongwan6 chromosome 5, CAAS_Psat_ZW6_1.0, whole genome shotgun sequence window:
- the LOC127086286 gene encoding uncharacterized protein LOC127086286 isoform X2, translating into MRSLPSSSVRGNSDSGSRVRKKHKKLDAICEEEYNRNHGELNEGDNLNPDSGVRRSSRVRRVPVMLDASPSPKKKRQKSGKDVMAKSVEGDKSSGRESGGSVGVRWSLRSRSRGKNVSFEVEEERELPRRKRKLFEVEEELEVVEVDKDEELEVVEVDNNEELEVVEGDRKEELEGDKKVELKGYTRKRSRSKRTGKFDATKYVKGLEENERQEVELVVVLNQGEGSASVLETELADENPIDFRDENAASEMGNEERIETDNLQAEECSGDVGPSPVEHVETVDEQGDQVESEKEEKGASDAVEIAGVSTKQVDNEGSVDKEVHIEENISKDESIGRKDELKQPSKDKSGYRCIKEGRRCGLCGRGSDGKPPKRLTQDNGESENEAYSGSSASEQPTYDTWDGFDDGPGWLGRLLGPINDRYGIAGIWVHQNCAVWSPEVYFAGLGCLKNVRAALCRGRALKCTRCGRRGATIGCRVDRCPKTYHLACARANGCIFDHRKFLIACTDHLHLFQPCGNKYLVRIKKLRARKMMWETRKRSNDASRKDIDAEERWLENCGEDEEFLKRENKRLHRDLLRIAPMYIGGSDSAGSENSFQGWESVAGLKDVIHCMKEVVIIPLLYPDFFDNLGLTPPRGVLLHGYPGTGKTLVVRSLIGACARGDRRIAYFARKGADCLGKYVGDAERQLRLLFQVAEKCQPSIIFFDEIDGLAPCRTPQQDQTHSSVVSTLLALMDGLKSRGSVVVIGATNRPDAVDPALRRPGRFDREIYFPLPSTEDRASILSLHTQKWPKPISGSLLGWIAKKTSGFAGADLQALCTQAAMNALKRNFPLQKVLSVAEKRNSSGCKNTPLPSFTVEERDWVEAFSSSPLPCSQREAGNAANDVVCSPLPVQLIPCLLRPLCTILVSLYLDERLWLPLPISKAMTSIKNVIISALDKKKIPVDHWWLHLDDFLQETNVAYEVSKCLSCSGILSADHGFSGSCDIMDHADDKPSNKNHVNLCNGRLPDMPFGMTNKSGFRILIYGNPRSGQRHLASCLLYCFIGNIEVQKIDMATISQEGHGDIVQGIAQILMKCASTKSCVIFMPRIDLWAVEEDVKIAEKTDSCSMDQLSSEMDTSCFTPREIVEKENGINTGKHPAEMIECQSDKKASYAWMTFIEQVESIGLSTSLMILATSEVPYTELPHKIRGFFKSYRSKDRQSTPIVQTVPQFSLQIDENFDHDLAINLSAIELLRNVIEQRIQLIHQKSHAHIGVQKLDRAFESIEVCKDKVTQRKENEPGHEKKGEVQFPESLAKVPQPNNSRSLKGKSNLLMAISTFGHQILTYPHFAELCWVTSKLKEGPCSDVSGPWKGWPFNSCIIRPTNSQDKVVISSSSGGTKSKESAGLVRGLVAVGLSAYRGVYKSVREVSLEVRKVLEILTETINMKIRAGRNRYQYLRISSQVAYLEDMVNNWAYALLSLDQASPELAAKAIREAAGSLNSHLACEDPHIAEGHTDCEGQKAHYEGSPHNHHCPDTNVTNSCLVNQSLHPSTNQENGVLSGVSELITAENHEAAGGELGMPKDLNKSTCTRRTVVSENGFHTCEQENIEIGSSKSSNVESDKHENTININTCSSKDSGADESGVVCLYQCCPHCLRSLYHLMRKILVRVWGSNRSHWTIEDVHDAVSTLSVDLISAVRKSYMAEEKAFTDLSNNKTSVEYANLTTCNTENRGRDAVPAECVSHAASQEAIVSEDAATNEPVKLDLKFVFRDGVLVPMDPAKDAPLHCKFEKLSLCSLIELIVKTKGPLG; encoded by the exons ATGAGATCATTACCATCCTCATCGGTTAGGGGCAACAGTGATTCGGGTTCGAGGGTTAGGAAGAAACATAAGAAGTTGGATGCAATATGTGAGGAAGAGTATAATCGAAACCATGGTGAGTTGAATGAGGGTGATAATTTGAATCCTGATTCAGGGGTTCGCAGAAGCTCCAGGGTTAGGCGTGTTCCGGTCATGCTTGATGCCTCTCCTTCGCCCAAGAAGAAACGGCAGAAATCGGGGAAAGATGTAATGGCGAAGAGTGTGGAGGGTGATAAAAGTTCGGGGAGAGAAAGCGGGGGTTCTGTTGGTGTGAGATGGAGTTTGAGGTCGAGGTCAAGGGGTAAGAATGTGAGTTTTGAGGTGGAGGAGGAGAGAGAATTGCCCCGTAGGAAAAGAAAGCTGTTTGAGGTGgaggaggagttggaggttgtcGAGGTTGATAAGGACGAGGAGTTGGAGGTTGTAGAGGTTGATAATAATGAGGAATTGGAGGTTGTGGAGGGTGATAGGAAGGAGGAATTGGAGGGTGATAAGAAAGTGGAGTTGAAAGGTTATACACGAAAAAGGTCTAGGTCGAAGAGAACAGGTAAATTTGATGCGACAAAGTATGTAAAAGGGCTTGAGGAAAATGAGCGTCAAGAAGTGGAGCTTGTAGTTGTATTGAACCAAGGCGAGGGGAGTGCTTCGGTTCTGGAGACCGAATTGGCTGATGAAAATCCAATAGATTTTAGGGATGAGAATGCTGCTTCTGAGATGGGGAATGAGGAGAGAATTGAAACTGACAATTTGCAAGCAGAGGAATGTAGTGGTGATGTTGGACCGTCTCCTGTGGAACATGTAGAAACTGTTGATGAACAGGGAGATCAAGTAGAGAGCGAGAAGGAAGAAAAAGGTGCAAGTGATGCGGTTGAAATTGCTGGAGTTTCAACTAAACAGGTAGATAATGAAGGTTCTGTTGATAAGGAGGTCCACATTGAGGAAAATATCTCAAAAGATGAGAGTATTGGGAGGAAGGATGAGTTGAAACAACCATCAAAAGACAAGTCTGGGTACCGATGTATCAAAGAGGGCAGACGGTGTGGTTTGTGTGGAAGAGGGAGCGATGGTAAGCCTCCAAAAAGGTTAACTCAGGATAACGGTGAAAGTGAGAATGAAGCTTATAGCGGCTCATCAGCTTCAGAGCAGCCTACTTATGATACCTGGGATGGTTTTGACGATGGACCTGGCTGGCTTGGGCGCCTTTTGGGCCCTATTAATGATCGTTATGGTATTGCTGGAATATGGGTGCATCAGAATTGTGCTGTATGGAGTCCAGAG GTTTATTTTGCTGGCTTGGGATGCTTAAAAAATGTGAGGGCTGCACTTTGTCGAGGAAGGGCATTGAAGTGCACACGTTGTGGGAGGCGAGGGGCAACCATTGGTTGTCGTGTTGACCGTTGTCCCAAAACTTATCATTTG GCTTGTGCAAGAGCAAATGGTTGCATCTTTGATCATCGGAAATTTCTTATAGCTTGCACAGATCATCTGCATCTTTTCCAACCTTGTGGTAATAAATACTTAGTCCGGATAAAGAAGTTGAGGGCTAGGAAAATGATGTGGGAGACGAGGAAGCGTTCAAATGATGCTTCGAGAAAGGATATTGATGCAGAAGAGAGATGGTTGGAAAATTGTGGGGAGGATGAAGAATTTTTGAAACGCGAGAACAAGAGGCTTCATCGTGATTTATTAAGAATAGCCCCAATGTATATTGGTGGTTCAGACTCTGCTGGTAGTGAAAATTCATTTCAGGGATGGGAATCTGTTGCTGGGCTTAAAGATGTCATCCATTGTATGAAAGAAGTTGTTATTATTCCTCTGCTATATCCTGATTTCTTCGATAATTTAGGGCTTACACCTCCAAGAGGTGTTCTTTTGCACGGGTATCCTGGAACAGGGAAAACCTTAGTGGTCCGGTCATTGATAGGTGCATGTGCACGTGGAGATAGACGGATTGCATATTTTGCCCGTAAAGGTGCAGATTGCTTGGGGAAATATGTGGGTGATGCTGAGCGTCAACTAAGACTGTTATTTCAGGTTGCTGAGAAATGTCAACCTTCTATAATATTCTTTGATGAGATTGATGGACTGGCACCCTGCCGAACTCCACAGCAAGACCAGACACATAGTTCTGTCGTATCAACATTGCTTGCTCTTATGGATGGTTTAAAATCTAGGGGATCAGTTGTGGTCATAGGTGCAACAAACCGTCCTGACGCTGTGGATCCAGCACTTAGGCGCCCTGGAAGATTTGATCGGGAAATTTACTTTCCGTTGCCATCAACTGAAGACAGAGCTTCCATTCTTTCACTTCACACACAGAAGTGGCCGAAACCAATTAGTGGATCCTTGCTTGGGTGGATTGCAAAGAAAACTTCTGGCTTTGCGGGTGCCGATCTTCAGGCTCTTTGTACCCAAGCGGCCATGAATGCGCTGAAGAGGAATTTCCCTTTGCAAAAGGTTCTATCTGTAGCTGAAAAAAGAAATTCTTCTGGTTGTAAGAACACTCCTCTTCCATCATTTACCGTGGAGGAGAGGGATTGGGTAGAGGCTTTTTCGTCTTCGCCATTACCGTGTTCCCAGAGAGAAGCTGGAAATGCTGCAAATGATGTAGTATGTTCCCCTCTTCCTGTCCAACTTATTCCTTGTTTATTGCGTCCATTATGCACTATTCTCGTATCTCTTTATCTCGATGAACGTCTGTGGTTGCCACTTCCTATATCCAAAGCCATGACATCGATTAAGAATGTAATAATTTCTGCTCTAGACAAAAAGAAAATCCCTGTTGATCATTGGTGGTTGCACCTTGATGATTTTCTTCAAGAAACAAATGTTGCTTACGAGGTAAGTAAGTGCCTTAGTTGTTCTGGCATTTTATCTGCAGACCATGGTTTTTCTGGTTCTTGTGATATTATGGATCATGCCGATGATAAACCCTCCAATAAAAACCATGTTAACCTGTGTAATGGTAGATTACCAGACATGCCATTTGGAATGACCAACAAATCAGGTTTTCGAATATTGATTTATGGAAATCCCCGATCTGGCCAGAGACATCTTGCTTCATGCCTTCTGTACTGCTTTATAGGAAATATTGAAGTACAGAAGATTGATATGGCAACTATTTCACAAGAAGGTCATGGAGATATTGTGCAAGGGATTGCACAAATATTAA TGAAATGTGCTAGCACGAAATCTTGCGTAATATTCATGCCAAGAATTGATTTGTGGGCTGTGGAGGAGGATGTCAAAATTGCTGAAAAGACCGATTCCTGCTCAATGGATCAACTATCATCTGAGATGGACACATCCTGTTTCACACCAAGAGAAATTGTTGAGAAGGAAAATGGGATCAATACTGGAAAACACCCGGCAGAGATGATCGAATGTCAATCCGACAAAAAGGCTTCATATGCCTGGATGACATTTATTGAGCAGGTGGAGTCCATTGGTTTATCCACATCCTTGATGATTCTG GCTACTTCAGAAGTTCCCTATACTGAACTTCCACACAAGATAAGAGGATTCTTCAAGAGCTATCGATCAAAGGATAGACAATCAACTCCTATAGTGCAAACAGTTCCTCAATTCTCTCTCCAGATTGATGAGAATTTTGATCACGACTTGGCGATCAATCTATCTGCTATAGAGCTTTTAAGAAATGTAATTGAGCAGCGGATTCAATTGATTCATCAGAAATCTCATGCTCACATTGGTGTCCAGAAGCTTGACAGAGCCTTTGAATCAATTGAAGTTTGTAAAGATAAGGTCACTCAGAGAAAAGAAAACGAACCAGGCCATGAGAAGAAGGGTGAAGTCCAATTTCCTGAATCCTTGGCCAAAGTTCCACAACCCAACAACAGTAGATCACTAAAAGGAAAGTCAAATCTTTTAATGGCAATATCCACATTTGGCCATCAAATTCTCACATACCCTCATTTTGCTGAACTTTGTTGGGTCACTTCGAAACTCAAAGAAGGTCCTTGTTCTGATGTGAGCGGGCCGTGGAAGGGCTGGCCTTTCAATTCGTGTATAATTCGTCCTACCAATTCACAAGACAAGGTGGTAATTTCCAGTAGCTCTGGTGGCACTAAAAGCAAAGAAAGTGCTGGTTTAGTTAGAGGCTTGGTTGCTGTTGGTTTATCAGCATACAGAGGTGTTTATAAATCAGTCAGGGAAGTTTCCCTTGAGGTAAGGAAAGTACTTGAGATCTTAACTGAGACAATTAACATGAAAATTCGAGCTGGGAGAAACAGATATCAATATCTGCGTATTTCATCCCAAGTCGCTTATTTGGAAGATATGGTCAACAACTGGGCTTATGCATTGTTGAG TCTAGACCAGGCTTCCCCAGAGCTTGCAGCAAAGGCCATACGAGAAGCTGCCGGGTCTTTAAACAGTCATCTCGCATGTGAAGACCCCCACATAGCCGAAG GTCATACTGATTGTGAAGGCCAAAAAGCACATTATGAAGGATCTCCACATAACCATCATTGTCCAGATACGAATGTTACGAACTCTTGTCTTGTAAACCAATCTCTTCATCCATCCACGAATCAGGAGAATGGGGTGTTATCTGGAGTGTCTGAACTGATAACTGCTGAAAATCATGAAGCTGCAGGTGGAGAACTTGGAATGCCGAAAGACTTGAATAAATCAACATGCACTCGCCGTACAGTCGTTTCTGAAAATGGATTTCACACATGTGAACAGGAGAATATTGAGATTGGCAGCTCTAAATCAAGTAATGTTGAATCTGATAAACATGAGAATACTATAAATATCAACACCTGTTCAAGTAAGGACAGTGGTGCAGATGAATCTGGGGTTGTTTGCCTTTACCAATGTTGCCCTCATTGTCTCAGAAGCCTCTATCATTTAATGCGCAAGATACTTGTTCGCGTATGGGGATCAAACAGAAGCCATTGGACAATAGAAGATGTCCATGATGCTGTTTCTACATTATCCGTGGATCTTATTTCAGCAGTTAGAAAATCTTACATGGCAGAAGAAAAAGCTTTCACTGATTTATCCAATAACAAAACATCTGTTGAATATGCAAACCTGACAACCTGTAATACTGAAAATCGAGGCAGAGATGCTGTGCCGGCTGAATGTGTTTCTCATGCAGCAAGTCAAGAGGCAATTGTGAGTGAAGACGCAGCAACAAATGAACCGGTAAAGCTTGATTTGAAATTTGTTTTCAGAGATGGTGTGCTAGTTCCTATGGACCCTGCAAAAGACGCCCCTCTTCACTGTAAATTTGAGAAATTGAGTCTTTGTTCTCTGATAGAGTTGATAGTGAAAACTAAGGGCCCTTTAGGTTAA
- the LOC127086286 gene encoding uncharacterized protein LOC127086286 isoform X1: MRSLPSSSVRGNSDSGSRVRKKHKKLDAICEEEYNRNHGELNEGDNLNPDSGVRRSSRVRRVPVMLDASPSPKKKRQKSGKDVMAKSVEGDKSSGRESGGSVGVRWSLRSRSRGKNVSFEVEEERELPRRKRKLFEVEEELEVVEVDKDEELEVVEVDNNEELEVVEGDRKEELEGDKKVELKGYTRKRSRSKRTGKFDATKYVKGLEENERQEVELVVVLNQGEGSASVLETELADENPIDFRDENAASEMGNEERIETDNLQAEECSGDVGPSPVEHVETVDEQGDQVESEKEEKGASDAVEIAGVSTKQVDNEGSVDKEVHIEENISKDESIGRKDELKQPSKDKSGYRCIKEGRRCGLCGRGSDGKPPKRLTQDNGESENEAYSGSSASEQPTYDTWDGFDDGPGWLGRLLGPINDRYGIAGIWVHQNCAVWSPEVYFAGLGCLKNVRAALCRGRALKCTRCGRRGATIGCRVDRCPKTYHLACARANGCIFDHRKFLIACTDHLHLFQPCGNKYLVRIKKLRARKMMWETRKRSNDASRKDIDAEERWLENCGEDEEFLKRENKRLHRDLLRIAPMYIGGSDSAGSENSFQGWESVAGLKDVIHCMKEVVIIPLLYPDFFDNLGLTPPRGVLLHGYPGTGKTLVVRSLIGACARGDRRIAYFARKGADCLGKYVGDAERQLRLLFQVAEKCQPSIIFFDEIDGLAPCRTPQQDQTHSSVVSTLLALMDGLKSRGSVVVIGATNRPDAVDPALRRPGRFDREIYFPLPSTEDRASILSLHTQKWPKPISGSLLGWIAKKTSGFAGADLQALCTQAAMNALKRNFPLQKVLSVAEKRNSSGCKNTPLPSFTVEERDWVEAFSSSPLPCSQREAGNAANDVVCSPLPVQLIPCLLRPLCTILVSLYLDERLWLPLPISKAMTSIKNVIISALDKKKIPVDHWWLHLDDFLQETNVAYEVSKCLSCSGILSADHGFSGSCDIMDHADDKPSNKNHVNLCNGRLPDMPFGMTNKSGFRILIYGNPRSGQRHLASCLLYCFIGNIEVQKIDMATISQEGHGDIVQGIAQILMKCASTKSCVIFMPRIDLWAVEEDVKIAEKTDSCSMDQLSSEMDTSCFTPREIVEKENGINTGKHPAEMIECQSDKKASYAWMTFIEQVESIGLSTSLMILATSEVPYTELPHKIRGFFKSYRSKDRQSTPIVQTVPQFSLQIDENFDHDLAINLSAIELLRNVIEQRIQLIHQKSHAHIGVQKLDRAFESIEVCKDKVTQRKENEPGHEKKGEVQFPESLAKVPQPNNSRSLKGKSNLLMAISTFGHQILTYPHFAELCWVTSKLKEGPCSDVSGPWKGWPFNSCIIRPTNSQDKVVISSSSGGTKSKESAGLVRGLVAVGLSAYRGVYKSVREVSLEVRKVLEILTETINMKIRAGRNRYQYLRISSQVAYLEDMVNNWAYALLSLDQASPELAAKAIREAAGSLNSHLACEDPHIAEGEDCHLVVPAGGDDLETLEKSPNGVSLNEIYDNLGHTDCEGQKAHYEGSPHNHHCPDTNVTNSCLVNQSLHPSTNQENGVLSGVSELITAENHEAAGGELGMPKDLNKSTCTRRTVVSENGFHTCEQENIEIGSSKSSNVESDKHENTININTCSSKDSGADESGVVCLYQCCPHCLRSLYHLMRKILVRVWGSNRSHWTIEDVHDAVSTLSVDLISAVRKSYMAEEKAFTDLSNNKTSVEYANLTTCNTENRGRDAVPAECVSHAASQEAIVSEDAATNEPVKLDLKFVFRDGVLVPMDPAKDAPLHCKFEKLSLCSLIELIVKTKGPLG, encoded by the exons ATGAGATCATTACCATCCTCATCGGTTAGGGGCAACAGTGATTCGGGTTCGAGGGTTAGGAAGAAACATAAGAAGTTGGATGCAATATGTGAGGAAGAGTATAATCGAAACCATGGTGAGTTGAATGAGGGTGATAATTTGAATCCTGATTCAGGGGTTCGCAGAAGCTCCAGGGTTAGGCGTGTTCCGGTCATGCTTGATGCCTCTCCTTCGCCCAAGAAGAAACGGCAGAAATCGGGGAAAGATGTAATGGCGAAGAGTGTGGAGGGTGATAAAAGTTCGGGGAGAGAAAGCGGGGGTTCTGTTGGTGTGAGATGGAGTTTGAGGTCGAGGTCAAGGGGTAAGAATGTGAGTTTTGAGGTGGAGGAGGAGAGAGAATTGCCCCGTAGGAAAAGAAAGCTGTTTGAGGTGgaggaggagttggaggttgtcGAGGTTGATAAGGACGAGGAGTTGGAGGTTGTAGAGGTTGATAATAATGAGGAATTGGAGGTTGTGGAGGGTGATAGGAAGGAGGAATTGGAGGGTGATAAGAAAGTGGAGTTGAAAGGTTATACACGAAAAAGGTCTAGGTCGAAGAGAACAGGTAAATTTGATGCGACAAAGTATGTAAAAGGGCTTGAGGAAAATGAGCGTCAAGAAGTGGAGCTTGTAGTTGTATTGAACCAAGGCGAGGGGAGTGCTTCGGTTCTGGAGACCGAATTGGCTGATGAAAATCCAATAGATTTTAGGGATGAGAATGCTGCTTCTGAGATGGGGAATGAGGAGAGAATTGAAACTGACAATTTGCAAGCAGAGGAATGTAGTGGTGATGTTGGACCGTCTCCTGTGGAACATGTAGAAACTGTTGATGAACAGGGAGATCAAGTAGAGAGCGAGAAGGAAGAAAAAGGTGCAAGTGATGCGGTTGAAATTGCTGGAGTTTCAACTAAACAGGTAGATAATGAAGGTTCTGTTGATAAGGAGGTCCACATTGAGGAAAATATCTCAAAAGATGAGAGTATTGGGAGGAAGGATGAGTTGAAACAACCATCAAAAGACAAGTCTGGGTACCGATGTATCAAAGAGGGCAGACGGTGTGGTTTGTGTGGAAGAGGGAGCGATGGTAAGCCTCCAAAAAGGTTAACTCAGGATAACGGTGAAAGTGAGAATGAAGCTTATAGCGGCTCATCAGCTTCAGAGCAGCCTACTTATGATACCTGGGATGGTTTTGACGATGGACCTGGCTGGCTTGGGCGCCTTTTGGGCCCTATTAATGATCGTTATGGTATTGCTGGAATATGGGTGCATCAGAATTGTGCTGTATGGAGTCCAGAG GTTTATTTTGCTGGCTTGGGATGCTTAAAAAATGTGAGGGCTGCACTTTGTCGAGGAAGGGCATTGAAGTGCACACGTTGTGGGAGGCGAGGGGCAACCATTGGTTGTCGTGTTGACCGTTGTCCCAAAACTTATCATTTG GCTTGTGCAAGAGCAAATGGTTGCATCTTTGATCATCGGAAATTTCTTATAGCTTGCACAGATCATCTGCATCTTTTCCAACCTTGTGGTAATAAATACTTAGTCCGGATAAAGAAGTTGAGGGCTAGGAAAATGATGTGGGAGACGAGGAAGCGTTCAAATGATGCTTCGAGAAAGGATATTGATGCAGAAGAGAGATGGTTGGAAAATTGTGGGGAGGATGAAGAATTTTTGAAACGCGAGAACAAGAGGCTTCATCGTGATTTATTAAGAATAGCCCCAATGTATATTGGTGGTTCAGACTCTGCTGGTAGTGAAAATTCATTTCAGGGATGGGAATCTGTTGCTGGGCTTAAAGATGTCATCCATTGTATGAAAGAAGTTGTTATTATTCCTCTGCTATATCCTGATTTCTTCGATAATTTAGGGCTTACACCTCCAAGAGGTGTTCTTTTGCACGGGTATCCTGGAACAGGGAAAACCTTAGTGGTCCGGTCATTGATAGGTGCATGTGCACGTGGAGATAGACGGATTGCATATTTTGCCCGTAAAGGTGCAGATTGCTTGGGGAAATATGTGGGTGATGCTGAGCGTCAACTAAGACTGTTATTTCAGGTTGCTGAGAAATGTCAACCTTCTATAATATTCTTTGATGAGATTGATGGACTGGCACCCTGCCGAACTCCACAGCAAGACCAGACACATAGTTCTGTCGTATCAACATTGCTTGCTCTTATGGATGGTTTAAAATCTAGGGGATCAGTTGTGGTCATAGGTGCAACAAACCGTCCTGACGCTGTGGATCCAGCACTTAGGCGCCCTGGAAGATTTGATCGGGAAATTTACTTTCCGTTGCCATCAACTGAAGACAGAGCTTCCATTCTTTCACTTCACACACAGAAGTGGCCGAAACCAATTAGTGGATCCTTGCTTGGGTGGATTGCAAAGAAAACTTCTGGCTTTGCGGGTGCCGATCTTCAGGCTCTTTGTACCCAAGCGGCCATGAATGCGCTGAAGAGGAATTTCCCTTTGCAAAAGGTTCTATCTGTAGCTGAAAAAAGAAATTCTTCTGGTTGTAAGAACACTCCTCTTCCATCATTTACCGTGGAGGAGAGGGATTGGGTAGAGGCTTTTTCGTCTTCGCCATTACCGTGTTCCCAGAGAGAAGCTGGAAATGCTGCAAATGATGTAGTATGTTCCCCTCTTCCTGTCCAACTTATTCCTTGTTTATTGCGTCCATTATGCACTATTCTCGTATCTCTTTATCTCGATGAACGTCTGTGGTTGCCACTTCCTATATCCAAAGCCATGACATCGATTAAGAATGTAATAATTTCTGCTCTAGACAAAAAGAAAATCCCTGTTGATCATTGGTGGTTGCACCTTGATGATTTTCTTCAAGAAACAAATGTTGCTTACGAGGTAAGTAAGTGCCTTAGTTGTTCTGGCATTTTATCTGCAGACCATGGTTTTTCTGGTTCTTGTGATATTATGGATCATGCCGATGATAAACCCTCCAATAAAAACCATGTTAACCTGTGTAATGGTAGATTACCAGACATGCCATTTGGAATGACCAACAAATCAGGTTTTCGAATATTGATTTATGGAAATCCCCGATCTGGCCAGAGACATCTTGCTTCATGCCTTCTGTACTGCTTTATAGGAAATATTGAAGTACAGAAGATTGATATGGCAACTATTTCACAAGAAGGTCATGGAGATATTGTGCAAGGGATTGCACAAATATTAA TGAAATGTGCTAGCACGAAATCTTGCGTAATATTCATGCCAAGAATTGATTTGTGGGCTGTGGAGGAGGATGTCAAAATTGCTGAAAAGACCGATTCCTGCTCAATGGATCAACTATCATCTGAGATGGACACATCCTGTTTCACACCAAGAGAAATTGTTGAGAAGGAAAATGGGATCAATACTGGAAAACACCCGGCAGAGATGATCGAATGTCAATCCGACAAAAAGGCTTCATATGCCTGGATGACATTTATTGAGCAGGTGGAGTCCATTGGTTTATCCACATCCTTGATGATTCTG GCTACTTCAGAAGTTCCCTATACTGAACTTCCACACAAGATAAGAGGATTCTTCAAGAGCTATCGATCAAAGGATAGACAATCAACTCCTATAGTGCAAACAGTTCCTCAATTCTCTCTCCAGATTGATGAGAATTTTGATCACGACTTGGCGATCAATCTATCTGCTATAGAGCTTTTAAGAAATGTAATTGAGCAGCGGATTCAATTGATTCATCAGAAATCTCATGCTCACATTGGTGTCCAGAAGCTTGACAGAGCCTTTGAATCAATTGAAGTTTGTAAAGATAAGGTCACTCAGAGAAAAGAAAACGAACCAGGCCATGAGAAGAAGGGTGAAGTCCAATTTCCTGAATCCTTGGCCAAAGTTCCACAACCCAACAACAGTAGATCACTAAAAGGAAAGTCAAATCTTTTAATGGCAATATCCACATTTGGCCATCAAATTCTCACATACCCTCATTTTGCTGAACTTTGTTGGGTCACTTCGAAACTCAAAGAAGGTCCTTGTTCTGATGTGAGCGGGCCGTGGAAGGGCTGGCCTTTCAATTCGTGTATAATTCGTCCTACCAATTCACAAGACAAGGTGGTAATTTCCAGTAGCTCTGGTGGCACTAAAAGCAAAGAAAGTGCTGGTTTAGTTAGAGGCTTGGTTGCTGTTGGTTTATCAGCATACAGAGGTGTTTATAAATCAGTCAGGGAAGTTTCCCTTGAGGTAAGGAAAGTACTTGAGATCTTAACTGAGACAATTAACATGAAAATTCGAGCTGGGAGAAACAGATATCAATATCTGCGTATTTCATCCCAAGTCGCTTATTTGGAAGATATGGTCAACAACTGGGCTTATGCATTGTTGAG TCTAGACCAGGCTTCCCCAGAGCTTGCAGCAAAGGCCATACGAGAAGCTGCCGGGTCTTTAAACAGTCATCTCGCATGTGAAGACCCCCACATAGCCGAAGGTGAGGATTGCCATTTGGTTGTTCCTGCTGGCGGTGATGATTTGGAGACACTGGAGAAAAGTCCTAATGGAGTTTCCTTGAATGAAATATATGATAATTTAGGTCATACTGATTGTGAAGGCCAAAAAGCACATTATGAAGGATCTCCACATAACCATCATTGTCCAGATACGAATGTTACGAACTCTTGTCTTGTAAACCAATCTCTTCATCCATCCACGAATCAGGAGAATGGGGTGTTATCTGGAGTGTCTGAACTGATAACTGCTGAAAATCATGAAGCTGCAGGTGGAGAACTTGGAATGCCGAAAGACTTGAATAAATCAACATGCACTCGCCGTACAGTCGTTTCTGAAAATGGATTTCACACATGTGAACAGGAGAATATTGAGATTGGCAGCTCTAAATCAAGTAATGTTGAATCTGATAAACATGAGAATACTATAAATATCAACACCTGTTCAAGTAAGGACAGTGGTGCAGATGAATCTGGGGTTGTTTGCCTTTACCAATGTTGCCCTCATTGTCTCAGAAGCCTCTATCATTTAATGCGCAAGATACTTGTTCGCGTATGGGGATCAAACAGAAGCCATTGGACAATAGAAGATGTCCATGATGCTGTTTCTACATTATCCGTGGATCTTATTTCAGCAGTTAGAAAATCTTACATGGCAGAAGAAAAAGCTTTCACTGATTTATCCAATAACAAAACATCTGTTGAATATGCAAACCTGACAACCTGTAATACTGAAAATCGAGGCAGAGATGCTGTGCCGGCTGAATGTGTTTCTCATGCAGCAAGTCAAGAGGCAATTGTGAGTGAAGACGCAGCAACAAATGAACCGGTAAAGCTTGATTTGAAATTTGTTTTCAGAGATGGTGTGCTAGTTCCTATGGACCCTGCAAAAGACGCCCCTCTTCACTGTAAATTTGAGAAATTGAGTCTTTGTTCTCTGATAGAGTTGATAGTGAAAACTAAGGGCCCTTTAGGTTAA